The proteins below are encoded in one region of Halalkalicoccus jeotgali B3:
- a CDS encoding glutaredoxin family protein: protein MSVRLYQLDGCPYCEKVADRLDELGVEYESEWVEALHSRRNEVKRVSGQRGVPVLVDEEYGITMPESERILEFVDRTYA from the coding sequence ATGTCCGTTCGGCTGTACCAACTCGACGGCTGTCCGTACTGTGAGAAGGTCGCTGATCGTCTCGACGAACTGGGCGTCGAGTACGAGAGCGAGTGGGTGGAGGCGCTTCACTCGAGGCGAAACGAGGTCAAACGGGTCTCCGGTCAGCGCGGCGTTCCGGTGCTGGTCGACGAGGAGTACGGGATCACGATGCCCGAGTCCGAGCGGATCCTCGAGTTCGTCGATCGAACCTACGCGTGA
- a CDS encoding phosphate uptake regulator PhoU, giving the protein MEVRKVQITGGSTFTVSLPKEWATETGIEAGSELTFYPEGETLVATPVDGASTTGVTLSIEGMAPQELESRIVTLYINGFDEVDVKAEQISGEQRRAVRRTATSLVGFEVSTETTDRIVLQDLLDSSELSLHDTVMQMRLLSLSMLEDAVDGLFEDGPDYAPGIADRDDDVDRLWYVTSRLFRSVLRDPRSAAAINLGRETCFDYRTCARQIERIADHAVKIARHGDDIESLPENVREPLSGLESESRAIVEDAMDAFLVEDHERATELATTTLARATELDERTRTIDERLRTVDPADAQQLGLIVDSLSRIGDYGVNIAETALQKATPTPGTTVAPSPL; this is encoded by the coding sequence ATGGAGGTTCGCAAGGTTCAGATCACGGGCGGGTCGACCTTCACCGTCTCCCTGCCGAAGGAGTGGGCGACGGAGACGGGGATCGAAGCGGGAAGCGAACTGACCTTCTACCCCGAGGGCGAGACGCTGGTCGCGACACCCGTCGACGGGGCGAGTACGACGGGTGTCACGCTCTCGATCGAGGGGATGGCGCCCCAGGAACTCGAGAGTCGCATCGTCACCCTGTACATCAACGGTTTCGATGAGGTGGACGTGAAAGCCGAGCAGATCTCGGGCGAGCAACGCCGTGCGGTTCGACGAACCGCGACTTCGCTCGTCGGATTCGAGGTCAGCACCGAAACGACCGACCGGATCGTCCTGCAGGACTTGCTCGATTCTTCGGAGCTGTCGCTTCATGACACCGTGATGCAGATGCGCCTGCTCTCGCTGTCGATGCTCGAGGACGCTGTCGACGGGTTGTTCGAGGACGGCCCCGACTACGCGCCCGGGATCGCCGACCGGGACGACGACGTCGATAGGCTCTGGTACGTGACCTCGCGGCTGTTCCGATCCGTGTTGCGCGATCCGCGCTCTGCTGCCGCGATCAACCTCGGTCGGGAGACCTGTTTCGACTACCGGACCTGTGCCAGACAGATCGAACGCATCGCCGATCACGCCGTCAAGATCGCACGCCACGGCGACGACATCGAGTCCCTCCCCGAAAACGTCCGCGAGCCACTCTCGGGCCTTGAGAGCGAGTCGCGGGCCATCGTCGAGGACGCGATGGACGCGTTTCTCGTCGAGGACCACGAGCGAGCGACCGAACTCGCGACGACGACGCTCGCGCGGGCGACGGAACTGGACGAGCGGACGCGGACGATCGACGAACGGCTTAGAACCGTCGACCCCGCCGACGCTCAACAGCTGGGGCTGATCGTCGACTCGCTGTCGCGGATCGGCGATTACGGCGTGAACATCGCCGAAACAGCCCTCCAGAAGGCCACTCCGACCCCCGGCACGACGGTTGCCCCGAGCCCGCTGTGA
- a CDS encoding quinone oxidoreductase family protein: MNAITVSEFGDSDALETSEIDRPDPGEGEVELEVRAAGINFADVMQRRGEYPGGPQPPFTPGMEVAGIVSDAGGTDLSEGDRVVGLIGRGGYAEYAVADVEALFPIPEGMDFEEAAGFPVQYLTAHNCLFEWGGLKEGERVLIHAAAGGVGTAAVQLASRAGAEVFGTASTQEKLDLASDLSCEHPINYTEADLPAAVREITAEGLDLVLDGVGGRSFERSVESLAPFGRIVTYGVASGEPGRVETPRLFFGNNSVIGYHLGKASQQAPERVFSAVEDLTEGFASGELSVVVGETFALEEAADAHAYIENRQSSGKVVLVP; this comes from the coding sequence GTGAATGCGATCACCGTCTCGGAGTTCGGCGACAGCGACGCGCTCGAAACGAGCGAGATCGACCGGCCCGACCCCGGCGAGGGGGAGGTCGAACTCGAAGTGCGTGCGGCCGGGATCAACTTCGCGGACGTCATGCAGCGACGCGGGGAGTACCCCGGCGGTCCCCAGCCCCCGTTCACGCCAGGCATGGAGGTCGCTGGCATCGTCAGCGACGCCGGGGGAACCGACCTCTCGGAGGGCGATCGCGTGGTCGGGCTGATCGGGCGGGGCGGCTACGCGGAGTACGCCGTCGCCGACGTCGAGGCGCTGTTTCCTATCCCCGAGGGAATGGACTTCGAGGAGGCCGCCGGCTTTCCCGTCCAGTATCTCACCGCCCACAACTGCCTGTTCGAGTGGGGCGGCCTGAAGGAGGGCGAGCGGGTGTTGATCCACGCCGCTGCCGGCGGGGTCGGAACCGCCGCCGTCCAACTCGCCTCGCGGGCGGGCGCGGAGGTCTTCGGCACCGCGAGCACACAGGAGAAACTCGATCTGGCGAGCGATCTGAGCTGTGAGCACCCGATCAACTACACCGAGGCCGACCTCCCGGCGGCGGTAAGGGAGATCACGGCGGAGGGACTGGACCTCGTCCTCGACGGGGTCGGCGGCCGGAGCTTCGAGCGGAGCGTCGAGTCGCTCGCGCCCTTCGGCCGGATCGTCACGTACGGCGTGGCGAGCGGCGAACCCGGTCGGGTGGAGACGCCCCGGCTCTTCTTCGGGAACAACTCGGTGATCGGCTACCATCTCGGGAAAGCGAGCCAACAGGCGCCCGAACGGGTGTTCTCGGCCGTCGAGGACCTGACCGAGGGCTTCGCGTCGGGCGAGCTATCGGTCGTCGTCGGCGAGACGTTCGCTCTGGAGGAGGCGGCCGACGCCCACGCGTACATCGAGAACCGCCAGAGCAGCGGCAAGGTCGTGCTCGTTCCCTAG
- a CDS encoding TIGR04024 family LLM class F420-dependent oxidoreductase gives MTARDVHLPVAAQSGVDSLVADARRAERTGYDRVWLPETWGRDAATVLAVIAERTDSVGLGASILPVYSRSPALIGQTAATLQEVSEGRFRLGIGPSGPAVIEGWHGESFERPLKRTRETVEIVRRVLSGERVEYDGEIFGLSGFRLRSDPPETAPGIDVAGLGPKSVELAGRFGDGWHAVVFTPDGIRDRLADLERGAELGDRDPAELRTTLSLTCCALADRERARELARQHTAFYVGGMGTYYRESLARQGYEEEANAVASAWGSGDREAALAAIPDELLDDLCAAGTPEEARETIERFEAVEGLDAVAVSFPRGASEDEIEATIDTLAP, from the coding sequence ATGACGGCCCGGGACGTCCACCTGCCCGTGGCCGCCCAATCGGGGGTCGACTCGCTGGTCGCCGACGCGCGGCGGGCCGAGCGAACGGGCTACGACCGGGTCTGGCTTCCCGAGACGTGGGGCCGGGACGCCGCGACCGTGCTCGCGGTCATCGCCGAGCGCACCGACTCGGTCGGGTTGGGTGCGAGTATCCTTCCCGTTTACTCGCGCTCGCCGGCGCTGATCGGTCAGACTGCCGCGACCCTCCAAGAGGTGAGCGAGGGGCGATTCCGCCTCGGGATCGGCCCGAGCGGCCCCGCCGTGATCGAAGGCTGGCACGGCGAGTCCTTCGAGCGGCCACTCAAGCGGACCCGCGAGACCGTCGAGATCGTCCGGCGAGTACTCTCCGGCGAGCGCGTCGAGTACGACGGCGAGATATTCGGACTCTCGGGGTTCCGACTCCGGAGCGACCCCCCCGAAACCGCGCCCGGAATCGACGTCGCCGGGCTCGGCCCGAAGTCGGTCGAACTCGCCGGTCGGTTCGGGGACGGGTGGCACGCCGTCGTCTTCACGCCCGACGGCATCCGGGACCGGCTCGCCGACCTCGAACGGGGTGCGGAACTAGGGGATCGAGATCCTGCCGAGCTACGGACGACCCTCTCGCTGACCTGCTGTGCCCTAGCGGACCGCGAGCGCGCTCGCGAACTCGCTCGCCAGCACACCGCCTTCTACGTCGGCGGGATGGGCACCTACTACCGCGAGTCGCTGGCCCGCCAGGGCTACGAGGAGGAAGCGAACGCCGTCGCCTCGGCGTGGGGCAGCGGCGATCGCGAGGCGGCGTTGGCGGCGATCCCCGACGAGTTGCTCGACGACCTCTGTGCAGCGGGCACGCCCGAGGAGGCCCGCGAGACGATCGAGCGCTTCGAGGCCGTCGAGGGGCTCGACGCCGTCGCAGTGAGCTTTCCCCGCGGGGCGAGTGAGGACGAGATCGAAGCGACGATCGACACGCTCGCGCCCTAA
- a CDS encoding ribonucleotide-diphosphate reductase subunit beta, with the protein MNRTAGGDTALNRGRRTYRYYRNAVERHWDPAEIDLSVDRERLSQLDGATFTDLRRTLALFGAGEAAVTEDLAPLAVVLEGIEDQMFVTTQLYEEAKHADFFDRYWRAVIHPAEEDRGLERTSPLDDRWFFEAYHDLFERNERAMDRVLKEDTPENRARALCHYHLTIEGVIAQTGYYAVQTSYSGEIPELPLLPGLVDGFTEIRGDEGRHVGFGMAKLKELVERQGVSIDVIHGTVNGLLPLTQEVAATAAASENGAGLGEEELTAYAAEKHLQRMEQLSTTSAEIPDVEDLVSIE; encoded by the coding sequence ATGAATCGAACCGCGGGAGGAGACACTGCTCTGAACCGGGGCCGACGGACGTATCGATACTATCGCAACGCCGTCGAGCGCCACTGGGATCCCGCCGAGATCGATCTGAGTGTGGATCGCGAGCGGCTCTCTCAGCTCGACGGAGCGACGTTTACGGACCTCCGGCGGACGCTCGCGCTGTTCGGGGCGGGCGAGGCCGCGGTCACGGAGGACCTCGCGCCACTGGCGGTGGTTCTGGAGGGGATCGAGGACCAGATGTTCGTCACGACCCAGCTCTACGAGGAGGCAAAACACGCTGATTTCTTCGATCGATACTGGCGGGCGGTGATCCATCCCGCCGAGGAGGACCGCGGACTCGAACGGACCTCGCCGCTCGATGACCGGTGGTTCTTCGAGGCCTATCACGACCTGTTCGAGCGAAACGAGCGCGCGATGGATCGGGTCCTCAAAGAGGACACGCCCGAAAACCGCGCCCGGGCGCTCTGTCACTACCACCTGACCATCGAAGGGGTCATAGCCCAGACGGGCTACTATGCCGTCCAGACCAGTTACAGCGGCGAGATTCCCGAGCTCCCGCTGTTGCCGGGGCTGGTCGACGGGTTCACCGAGATCCGCGGCGACGAGGGCAGACACGTCGGCTTCGGCATGGCCAAACTCAAGGAACTCGTCGAACGGCAGGGGGTTTCGATCGACGTGATCCACGGGACCGTCAACGGACTGTTGCCCCTCACCCAGGAGGTCGCCGCGACCGCGGCCGCAAGCGAGAACGGCGCCGGACTCGGCGAGGAGGAACTGACCGCCTATGCCGCCGAAAAACACCTGCAACGTATGGAACAGCTCTCGACGACGAGCGCCGAGATCCCCGACGTCGAGGACCTCGTCTCGATCGAATGA
- a CDS encoding carotenoid oxygenase family protein, with product MADHRLGFRSFDEETDSLSLEVMGELPDWLSGTLYRNGPGRFEVGDRTLTHWFDGFALLRRFAFRDGGVEYSSRFLDSDAYRATQDGELRYGEFGTVPSRSLFDRFRTLFGGAQTDNASITVRHRAGEHRAVTETAREVAFDPADLSTLGHRTGAVGATGTIAHDHYDGVQEEWVGLGTRLGRRSGYVLYRDPDDGAVEEIVRIERAEPAYVHSFALTDHYAVLTEHPLRTAPRRLLADRPYAESFRWYPGRETRFLVVDRRDGEVVAEPGVSPFFTFHHVDAFERGEELFVDLIAYEDHSIVPALSLSNLRSREPDVPAGELRRYRIDLETGRAEGRPIVEGGIEFPTIHYAEANLHPYRFCYGVGSETAFNDRLRKVDVEHGTDRVWESEGIHPGEALFVPRPDGEREDDGVLLSVALDVAEERSCVLVLDATEFEELARAYLPHVLPFDFHGTFDADGEEPVPSMS from the coding sequence ATGGCAGATCACCGCCTCGGGTTTCGATCCTTCGACGAGGAGACCGATTCCCTATCGCTCGAGGTCATGGGGGAGCTTCCCGACTGGCTCTCGGGGACGCTCTATCGGAACGGACCCGGCCGCTTCGAGGTCGGGGATCGGACGCTGACCCACTGGTTCGACGGGTTCGCGCTGCTGCGGCGCTTTGCGTTCCGCGATGGGGGGGTCGAGTACTCGAGTCGGTTCCTCGACAGCGACGCCTACCGGGCAACACAGGACGGCGAGCTTCGCTACGGGGAGTTCGGCACGGTCCCTTCGCGGTCGCTGTTTGATCGGTTCCGAACCCTCTTTGGCGGCGCCCAGACCGACAACGCCTCGATCACGGTCCGCCACCGCGCGGGCGAACACCGTGCGGTGACCGAGACGGCCCGCGAGGTCGCCTTCGATCCCGCGGACCTCTCGACACTCGGTCACCGGACAGGAGCGGTCGGGGCGACCGGCACTATCGCCCACGACCACTACGACGGCGTTCAGGAGGAGTGGGTCGGCCTCGGGACGCGCCTCGGTCGCAGATCGGGCTACGTCCTCTATCGCGACCCCGACGACGGCGCCGTCGAGGAGATCGTCCGCATCGAGCGCGCCGAACCCGCCTACGTCCACAGCTTCGCGCTGACGGATCACTACGCCGTCCTCACCGAACACCCGCTCAGGACCGCCCCGCGGCGCCTGCTCGCGGACCGACCCTACGCCGAGAGCTTCCGGTGGTATCCCGGGCGCGAGACCCGGTTTCTCGTCGTCGACCGTCGCGACGGCGAAGTGGTCGCCGAACCCGGCGTTTCGCCGTTTTTCACCTTCCACCACGTCGACGCCTTCGAGCGGGGCGAGGAGCTCTTCGTGGATCTGATCGCCTACGAGGACCACTCGATCGTCCCCGCGCTCTCGCTCTCGAACCTCCGGTCGCGGGAACCCGACGTCCCGGCCGGCGAACTCAGGCGGTATCGGATCGACCTCGAAACCGGGCGTGCGGAGGGACGGCCCATCGTCGAGGGCGGGATCGAGTTCCCCACGATCCACTACGCCGAGGCGAACCTCCACCCCTACCGCTTTTGCTACGGCGTCGGATCGGAGACGGCGTTCAACGACCGCCTCCGGAAGGTCGACGTCGAACACGGAACCGACCGGGTCTGGGAATCGGAGGGGATCCACCCGGGCGAAGCGCTGTTCGTCCCCCGACCCGACGGGGAGCGCGAGGACGACGGCGTCCTGCTCTCGGTCGCGCTCGACGTCGCGGAGGAGCGTTCCTGTGTGCTCGTCCTCGATGCGACCGAGTTCGAGGAACTCGCCCGCGCGTACCTCCCCCACGTGCTCCCGTTCGACTTCCACGGCACCTTCGACGCGGACGGCGAGGAGCCGGTTCCGTCGATGAGTTAG